A genomic stretch from Mycobacterium cookii includes:
- a CDS encoding FAD-dependent oxidoreductase codes for MTPDDDVTPIPASSIGSWDHEADVVIAGYGVAGAAAAVEAARSGADVLVLERTGSWGGAAAMAGGFIYLGGGTALQKACGFTDSVDNMAAFLNVAMGPGADENRIGDYCEGSVAHFDWLIGCGVPFKAEFFAEPGWEPMGDQGLMYSGGENSFPFNTIATPAPRGHVPQMQNKKQGEASAGYMLMKPLVETATAAGARALYDARVQCLVVESDGRVVGVRARQYGTQMTIRARSGVVLATGSFAYNDAMVKRFAPRIAGRPAASIEQHDGQAIRMAQALGADLAHMDATEVAIFIDPQQLVRGILVNGRGQRYVAEDTYPGRVGQLTLYQQDNIAYLIIDGEAQDEAMASWSPKLMLRPATWVADIVADLEREIDLPAGSLQATVAAYNESAARGEDPLLHKKKEWVKPIGSPVGAVDLRESTGGFTLGGLATTLDAEVLHVSDQPIPGLFAAGRSTAGLAAWGYASGVSLGDGSFYGRRAGRSAVKG; via the coding sequence ATGACACCCGACGACGACGTCACGCCGATCCCCGCGTCATCGATCGGGTCGTGGGATCACGAGGCTGACGTCGTGATCGCGGGTTACGGAGTCGCCGGCGCGGCAGCGGCGGTCGAGGCCGCGCGGTCAGGCGCCGACGTCCTGGTCCTCGAGCGCACCGGATCCTGGGGCGGTGCAGCGGCGATGGCCGGTGGATTCATCTATCTCGGCGGTGGAACGGCGCTGCAAAAAGCCTGCGGGTTCACCGATTCCGTTGACAACATGGCGGCGTTTCTCAATGTCGCCATGGGCCCCGGCGCCGACGAGAATCGCATAGGCGACTACTGCGAAGGCAGCGTCGCGCACTTCGACTGGCTCATCGGCTGCGGCGTTCCGTTCAAAGCGGAATTCTTCGCCGAACCGGGCTGGGAGCCGATGGGCGATCAGGGATTGATGTACAGCGGAGGCGAAAATTCGTTCCCGTTCAACACCATTGCCACGCCGGCCCCACGCGGTCACGTGCCGCAGATGCAGAACAAGAAGCAGGGCGAAGCCAGCGCCGGCTACATGCTGATGAAGCCGCTCGTCGAGACGGCGACGGCGGCCGGGGCGCGGGCGCTTTACGACGCGCGGGTGCAGTGCCTGGTTGTGGAATCCGACGGCAGGGTGGTCGGCGTCCGCGCCCGGCAGTACGGCACCCAGATGACGATCCGGGCCCGCAGCGGGGTTGTCCTTGCGACGGGAAGCTTCGCCTACAACGACGCGATGGTAAAACGCTTCGCCCCACGGATCGCCGGCCGTCCGGCAGCATCGATCGAACAGCACGACGGTCAGGCCATCCGGATGGCCCAGGCACTTGGTGCGGACCTGGCCCACATGGACGCGACCGAGGTCGCGATCTTCATCGACCCCCAGCAACTGGTCCGCGGCATCTTGGTCAACGGCCGCGGTCAGCGTTACGTCGCCGAGGACACCTACCCCGGCCGCGTCGGCCAGCTCACCCTCTACCAGCAGGACAACATCGCCTACCTGATCATCGACGGCGAAGCCCAGGATGAGGCGATGGCGTCCTGGTCACCGAAACTCATGCTGCGACCGGCGACGTGGGTGGCCGACATCGTTGCCGACCTGGAACGCGAGATCGATCTGCCGGCCGGTTCACTGCAGGCGACCGTGGCCGCCTACAACGAAAGTGCGGCTCGCGGCGAAGATCCGCTGCTGCACAAGAAGAAGGAGTGGGTCAAGCCGATCGGCTCACCGGTCGGCGCCGTCGATCTCCGAGAAAGCACCGGCGGCTTCACCCTGGGTGGGCTCGCGACCACGTTGGACGCCGAGGTGCTGCACGTCAGCGACCAGCCGATTCCGGGGCTTTTTGCAGCGGGCCGATCGACCGCCGGCCTGGCCGCGTGGGGCTACGCCAGCGGTGTCTCGCTGGGTGACGGCAGCTTCTACGGTCGGCGGGCGGGGCGGTCCGCAGTCAAGGGCTGA
- a CDS encoding IclR family transcriptional regulator: protein MPKAVSVSEAAESATPSAVIDRISLVLDAFDGPGRLTLAQLVRRTGLPRSSAHRMLERLVQLRWLRRSGRDYELGMRLVELGSLAVHQDRLVRAAGPLLGELHRATGLVAHLAVLDGPDVVYLEKVGDRLMSAIPSRVGGRQPAHCTAVGKAIMAFCDDDSAVDLDIRKTKYSIFSSSQLAAELAKVRAHGVAFEREESQLGFGCVAAPIGCPGEAVAAVSVCGPMNRMMFDQRLVAPVRMTAMRIWRSVEDGPVRVAPTLQPVRPLRRCPAGPPWPAVQYA from the coding sequence ATGCCCAAAGCCGTCAGCGTCAGCGAGGCCGCCGAGTCGGCCACCCCAAGTGCCGTCATCGACCGCATCTCACTGGTCCTCGATGCGTTCGACGGGCCCGGGCGGCTGACGCTGGCGCAACTCGTCCGCCGCACCGGCCTGCCGCGCTCGTCGGCGCACCGGATGCTCGAGCGCCTGGTGCAACTGCGCTGGCTGCGCCGCAGCGGTCGCGACTACGAGCTCGGCATGCGCCTGGTGGAGCTGGGCTCACTCGCGGTGCACCAGGACCGTCTGGTGCGGGCAGCCGGCCCGCTGTTGGGCGAATTACACCGCGCCACAGGACTTGTCGCACACCTTGCAGTTTTGGACGGGCCCGACGTGGTCTATTTGGAGAAGGTCGGTGACCGGTTGATGTCGGCGATCCCCTCCCGGGTCGGCGGCCGCCAACCCGCACATTGCACGGCAGTCGGCAAAGCGATCATGGCTTTCTGTGACGACGATTCAGCGGTGGATCTTGACATCCGCAAGACCAAATACTCGATCTTCAGCAGCTCTCAGCTCGCTGCCGAACTGGCCAAGGTTCGCGCACACGGCGTCGCATTCGAGCGCGAAGAGTCGCAACTCGGGTTTGGCTGTGTCGCAGCACCAATCGGCTGCCCGGGCGAAGCGGTTGCGGCGGTGTCCGTGTGCGGCCCGATGAATCGGATGATGTTCGACCAACGGCTGGTTGCCCCGGTGAGGATGACGGCGATGCGGATTTGGCGCAGTGTCGAAGACGGGCCCGTTCGGGTTGCCCCGACCTTGCAACCGGTCCGGCCGCTGCGCCGGTGTCCCGCGGGGCCGCCGTGGCCGGCCGTGCAATACGCGTGA
- a CDS encoding alpha/beta hydrolase, with product MSLDPQLAPLIEDLDAGFPPVHTMTGAQARATIRSRFVPPPAPEAVAEVRNTTIPGPGGDIPIRIYVPLDDRRLPIVVYAHGGGFVFCDLDSHDGLCRNIANRVPALVISVAYRLAPENQWPDAAEDVYAVTRWAAENAGAIGGDANRIVVGGDSAGGNLAAVTTLMARDREGPPLAGQLLLYPVIAADFDTESYRLFGEGFYNPRPAMQWYWDQYVPATGDRDHPYASPLRADLVGLPPAIVVVAGHDPLRDEGIAYAHALEAAGVETVRCLFEGGVHGFMTMPMLDIAHEARRQACVELDRLLGHG from the coding sequence GTGAGCCTCGATCCGCAGCTCGCCCCGCTGATCGAGGACCTGGACGCCGGCTTTCCGCCCGTCCACACCATGACCGGGGCGCAGGCCAGAGCGACCATCCGGTCACGGTTTGTGCCGCCGCCCGCACCCGAAGCGGTCGCCGAGGTCCGCAACACGACTATCCCGGGGCCGGGCGGCGATATCCCGATCCGGATCTATGTCCCGCTCGACGATCGTCGCCTGCCGATAGTGGTCTACGCCCACGGGGGCGGGTTCGTCTTCTGCGACCTCGACAGCCACGACGGGCTGTGTCGGAATATCGCCAATCGCGTTCCTGCCTTGGTGATTTCGGTGGCGTATCGGCTGGCTCCAGAGAATCAGTGGCCCGACGCGGCCGAGGATGTCTATGCGGTAACCCGATGGGCCGCGGAGAACGCCGGCGCCATCGGTGGCGACGCGAATCGCATCGTGGTGGGCGGCGACAGCGCGGGCGGAAACCTGGCCGCCGTCACAACCTTGATGGCACGCGACCGCGAGGGTCCGCCGCTCGCGGGTCAGCTGCTGCTGTACCCGGTGATCGCGGCCGACTTCGACACCGAGTCCTATCGCTTGTTCGGCGAGGGCTTCTACAACCCTAGGCCTGCGATGCAGTGGTACTGGGACCAGTACGTGCCGGCAACCGGTGATCGGGACCATCCGTACGCCTCGCCGCTCCGGGCTGACCTGGTGGGGCTGCCGCCCGCGATTGTCGTTGTCGCCGGCCATGATCCACTCCGCGACGAAGGCATCGCCTACGCGCACGCGCTGGAGGCGGCGGGCGTCGAGACGGTTCGCTGCCTGTTCGAGGGCGGCGTGCACGGGTTCATGACAATGCCGATGCTCGATATTGCTCATGAGGCCAGACGACAGGCCTGCGTGGAATTGGACCGGTTGCTCGGCCATGGCTGA
- a CDS encoding Dabb family protein, translating to MYSVTRLLDVTVEERDRVVASVRSGAETTRARHRLVEPTLPGSRNGGDVLIHLRFTSKRDWLSAASYFTDLLADRAITRINGAGYSGRPTRGSGGPGTVYRTLLLSVSPETDADTVARFEDELRSMPHYIPAIKAWQLSRVDDAIGDSPWTHVFEQEFSDVAGLMGPYLMHPIHWAVVDRWFDPECPDLIVRDRLCHSFCHVGQHDALGM from the coding sequence ATGTATAGCGTCACCCGGCTTCTCGACGTCACCGTCGAAGAACGGGACCGCGTCGTCGCGTCTGTCCGATCAGGGGCCGAGACGACCCGCGCGCGCCATCGCCTCGTGGAGCCGACGCTACCGGGGTCGCGGAACGGCGGCGACGTGCTGATCCACCTTCGGTTCACCTCCAAGCGTGACTGGCTTTCCGCCGCTTCGTATTTCACCGACTTGTTGGCGGACCGCGCGATCACCCGAATCAACGGCGCCGGTTACTCGGGCAGGCCGACGCGGGGCAGCGGCGGCCCGGGCACGGTCTATCGCACCTTGTTGCTCAGTGTGTCGCCCGAGACCGATGCGGACACCGTCGCGCGATTCGAGGACGAACTGCGGTCGATGCCGCATTACATACCGGCGATCAAGGCTTGGCAGCTGAGCCGGGTGGACGATGCGATCGGGGACTCGCCGTGGACGCATGTGTTCGAGCAGGAGTTCAGTGACGTCGCCGGACTGATGGGACCATATTTGATGCATCCGATCCACTGGGCGGTGGTAGACCGCTGGTTCGATCCGGAATGCCCCGATCTGATCGTTCGAGATCGTTTGTGCCACAGCTTTTGTCACGTCGGTCAGCACGATGCCCTGGGGATGTGA
- a CDS encoding SDR family NAD(P)-dependent oxidoreductase, with protein sequence MNQLLSGKTALVTGSSRGIGRSIAQRLAAEGATVAVTARAHHPSPSIRSGAASTVPGTIVETVALIEAAGGSAFGITADLEDAAARNRMIEAVLARTGRIDILVNNAGFADYAVVEKMSLDTFDRTVDHYLRTPFVLTKLAVPHMRRQGAGWIVNIGSVTGVAPVRPYRDYNKTAGDVIYASCKAALHRFTQGVAAELVDANIAVNCVGPSTAIRTPGAAQLIPDDFPTEPVEYLAETVLAMCHRPAVERTGLVAFSLHYPSSQQLPVHSLDGRIVLPSLDPPASANPNIVAAGV encoded by the coding sequence GTGAACCAATTACTCTCCGGTAAAACAGCTTTGGTCACCGGCAGCAGCCGCGGCATCGGGCGCTCGATCGCCCAACGTCTCGCGGCAGAGGGTGCGACTGTGGCCGTGACGGCGCGTGCCCACCACCCGTCGCCCTCGATCCGGTCCGGCGCGGCATCGACGGTGCCGGGCACGATCGTCGAGACCGTAGCGCTGATCGAAGCCGCGGGTGGATCGGCGTTCGGCATCACCGCCGACCTCGAGGACGCCGCCGCGCGCAACCGCATGATCGAGGCCGTGCTGGCCCGCACCGGTCGGATCGACATCCTGGTCAACAACGCCGGTTTCGCCGATTACGCGGTCGTCGAGAAGATGTCGCTGGACACTTTCGACAGGACTGTCGACCACTATCTGCGGACACCGTTCGTACTGACCAAGCTCGCCGTGCCGCACATGCGCAGACAAGGCGCCGGCTGGATCGTCAACATCGGGTCGGTCACCGGTGTCGCCCCGGTCAGGCCGTACCGCGATTACAACAAGACCGCGGGCGACGTCATCTACGCGTCGTGCAAGGCCGCTCTACACCGTTTCACCCAGGGAGTCGCCGCAGAGTTGGTTGACGCCAACATCGCCGTGAACTGTGTTGGGCCATCGACAGCAATACGCACACCTGGTGCAGCACAATTGATTCCGGACGACTTTCCCACCGAGCCGGTGGAGTATCTGGCCGAGACCGTGCTGGCGATGTGTCATCGTCCGGCCGTCGAGCGCACCGGCTTGGTGGCGTTCAGCCTGCATTACCCGTCGTCGCAGCAGTTGCCGGTGCACAGCCTTGACGGCAGGATCGTCCTGCCATCGTTGGATCCGCCGGCCAGTGCGAACCCCAACATCGTCGCGGCCGGGGTTTGA
- a CDS encoding flavin-containing monooxygenase: MPVGGPAAPEHDELRENLRQADPGVLTAVLAQLTGDPAVIEAYAAKISYIPDPPERAGATDPDTAAALVDAVIDALGTPRRAQATPADDREFFARLLPIALGSKVDDEQVDLLLEQGGFQRSQPTLPRTVPIPDSVEIAIIGAGIAGISLALAAAEEGVRYQIFDRNAEVGGTWCTTTYPGIGVDTPSAYYSLSREVNPDWSSYYPAGAEYQSYLVTLADKHKLRECTRFGTEVQALWWDEGRRQWQIHSVDADGRRGVSFASVVVTATGYLNRPRWPDIKGRETFAGISVHSALWDSSLNLAGKRVAIIGAGCTAVQIVDACVDQVDHLTVFQRQPHWVAPRKRLTDDVPAHKRYLGRHLPYYAKWNRLKSYWGTADNNYPVILQDPEWAENHLSISAANDVLLQMCLEYIERMFGKDTALAKKVTPDFAPYGKRIIRDPGGYYAALTREHVDVEASEPAEVNTKGIVTQSGRQIDLDVIIYATGYHLDFLSTIDIRGRDGKKLVDEWGDSPRAYRGGTVPGFPNLFTMSAPNYSPGHGAGANFSMEVLAHYIIECLQLMALRGTSTIEVTQRAYEKYVAEIDQAMSRTVWCHTPSAHTYYRSGSGRVVVATPYRLVDVWQQHRAPDEEDFVLR, from the coding sequence ATGCCGGTGGGCGGGCCCGCCGCGCCCGAACACGATGAGCTGCGCGAAAACCTGCGACAGGCCGACCCTGGAGTTTTGACGGCAGTCCTGGCCCAGCTCACCGGTGACCCGGCTGTGATCGAGGCGTACGCCGCGAAAATCTCATACATCCCCGATCCGCCCGAGCGGGCCGGTGCGACCGATCCCGATACGGCCGCGGCGTTGGTCGACGCCGTCATCGACGCACTGGGCACGCCGCGGCGTGCCCAGGCGACACCTGCTGACGACCGCGAATTCTTCGCGCGACTGCTGCCGATCGCACTGGGTTCGAAGGTCGACGACGAACAGGTGGATCTGTTGCTCGAGCAGGGCGGTTTCCAACGGTCGCAGCCGACGCTGCCTCGCACCGTGCCGATCCCGGACAGCGTGGAGATCGCCATCATCGGGGCGGGCATCGCCGGGATCAGCCTCGCGCTGGCGGCCGCCGAAGAAGGCGTGCGCTACCAGATCTTCGATCGAAACGCGGAGGTAGGTGGAACATGGTGCACCACAACCTATCCGGGCATCGGGGTGGACACGCCGTCGGCGTACTACTCACTGTCGCGTGAGGTCAATCCGGACTGGAGCAGTTACTACCCCGCAGGTGCGGAGTACCAAAGTTATCTGGTTACGTTGGCCGACAAGCACAAACTGCGCGAGTGCACCCGGTTCGGCACCGAGGTGCAGGCACTGTGGTGGGACGAAGGCCGCAGGCAGTGGCAGATCCATTCGGTGGACGCCGACGGCCGTCGCGGTGTCAGCTTCGCCAGCGTGGTGGTGACCGCGACAGGCTACTTGAACCGCCCGCGCTGGCCCGACATCAAAGGCCGGGAAACGTTCGCGGGCATCAGTGTTCACTCGGCGCTGTGGGATTCGTCGCTGAATCTCGCGGGAAAGAGGGTGGCGATCATCGGAGCCGGTTGTACCGCCGTGCAGATCGTCGACGCCTGCGTCGACCAGGTGGATCACCTGACGGTGTTCCAACGCCAGCCGCATTGGGTGGCGCCGCGGAAACGGCTCACCGACGATGTGCCGGCGCACAAGCGTTACCTGGGCAGGCACCTGCCGTACTACGCCAAATGGAATCGACTCAAGTCCTATTGGGGCACTGCGGACAACAACTACCCAGTGATTCTGCAAGATCCGGAGTGGGCGGAGAACCACCTGTCCATCTCCGCGGCCAACGACGTTCTGTTGCAGATGTGTCTGGAATACATCGAGCGAATGTTCGGCAAAGACACCGCACTGGCTAAGAAGGTCACCCCGGACTTCGCGCCATACGGCAAGCGGATCATCCGCGATCCTGGCGGCTATTACGCGGCCCTGACCCGCGAGCACGTCGATGTCGAGGCCAGCGAGCCAGCCGAAGTCAACACCAAAGGCATTGTCACCCAGAGTGGTCGGCAGATCGATCTCGATGTCATCATCTATGCCACCGGTTATCACCTGGACTTCCTGTCCACCATCGACATCAGGGGCCGCGACGGAAAGAAGCTGGTCGACGAATGGGGCGACAGCCCTCGCGCTTACCGCGGCGGGACCGTACCCGGCTTTCCGAACTTGTTCACGATGTCGGCACCGAATTACAGCCCCGGCCACGGTGCGGGAGCGAACTTCTCGATGGAGGTGCTTGCGCACTACATCATCGAGTGTCTGCAGTTGATGGCGCTGCGCGGCACCAGCACCATCGAAGTCACCCAGCGAGCGTATGAGAAATACGTGGCCGAGATCGATCAGGCGATGAGCCGTACCGTGTGGTGTCACACGCCGAGCGCGCACACCTATTACCGATCCGGGTCGGGCCGCGTCGTGGTGGCTACACCCTACCGACTGGTCGACGTCTGGCAGCAGCATCGCGCGCCGGACGAAGAGGATTTCGTCCTGCGGTGA
- a CDS encoding nuclear transport factor 2 family protein, protein MTNDITLSELQEFIAGFWYHYDEALYDDLAASFAEDVHYLTRSDTGTSPFENLMSPEIHGRDAVMTWLMQHRQESPYPLRHHATNIHRTGADGAITNAHFYILVNQIANFVPFAVSSGVVSVGVRRGRDGLEFTTMDVVLDTQNSVPQSELTADSAAGS, encoded by the coding sequence ATGACCAACGACATCACACTGTCGGAACTGCAGGAATTCATCGCCGGCTTCTGGTACCACTACGACGAAGCGCTCTACGACGATCTGGCCGCCAGCTTCGCTGAGGACGTGCACTATCTGACTCGAAGCGACACCGGAACCAGCCCGTTCGAGAACCTGATGTCCCCCGAGATCCACGGACGCGACGCGGTGATGACGTGGCTGATGCAGCATCGCCAGGAAAGCCCCTACCCGTTACGACACCACGCCACCAACATCCACCGGACGGGCGCCGACGGCGCAATCACCAACGCCCACTTCTACATTCTCGTCAACCAGATCGCCAACTTCGTGCCGTTCGCGGTGTCCAGTGGTGTGGTCAGCGTGGGCGTTCGCCGCGGCCGGGACGGCTTGGAGTTCACCACGATGGACGTGGTGCTGGACACCCAGAATTCGGTCCCGCAGTCCGAGCTCACCGCTGACAGCGCCGCGGGGTCGTGA
- a CDS encoding SDR family NAD(P)-dependent oxidoreductase: protein MNARQTFSGGVAVITGAGAGIGAGIARYASRLGMTVVLADVDAGAIAALRDELSMTGGVALDVACDVRDVDAVQDLADKTYQDLGPVRLLVNNAGIEQFGYLWDTPVANWQRVVDINVSGVFHGVRAFVPKMIAAGERAWVWNLSSVGGVVAIPLQAPYIMSKHAVLALTECLYLDLQAAGHGDHIRAHAVLPGAVESNIFESAGGVDTGDVAAADAQREAMLRIKAEAMDPLAAAETIFEQAADGKFYLLTQQSVGAAMTTRAKTLAAQRPPTLV, encoded by the coding sequence GTGAACGCGCGGCAGACCTTTTCCGGTGGCGTCGCCGTCATCACCGGGGCCGGTGCCGGTATCGGCGCGGGTATCGCCCGATACGCAAGTCGGTTGGGAATGACCGTCGTACTGGCCGATGTCGATGCCGGCGCCATCGCTGCCCTGCGTGACGAGCTGTCCATGACGGGCGGTGTCGCCCTTGACGTGGCTTGCGACGTGCGCGATGTCGACGCCGTCCAAGATCTCGCCGACAAGACGTACCAGGACCTCGGCCCAGTGCGCCTGTTGGTCAACAACGCCGGCATCGAGCAGTTCGGCTATCTATGGGACACTCCGGTCGCCAATTGGCAACGCGTGGTGGATATCAACGTCAGCGGGGTTTTCCATGGCGTGCGCGCGTTCGTGCCGAAGATGATCGCCGCCGGCGAGCGTGCCTGGGTGTGGAACTTGTCGTCGGTCGGCGGGGTGGTGGCAATTCCGTTGCAGGCGCCCTACATCATGAGCAAGCACGCGGTACTGGCACTGACCGAATGCCTCTATCTGGATCTTCAGGCCGCCGGCCATGGGGACCACATTCGCGCGCACGCCGTGCTGCCCGGCGCGGTCGAGTCGAACATCTTCGAATCGGCCGGCGGGGTCGACACCGGCGACGTCGCCGCCGCGGACGCGCAGCGCGAAGCGATGCTCCGCATCAAGGCCGAGGCGATGGACCCGCTGGCGGCCGCCGAGACGATTTTCGAGCAGGCCGCCGACGGCAAATTCTACCTGCTGACCCAGCAGTCGGTGGGTGCGGCGATGACTACTCGGGCCAAAACCCTTGCCGCACAACGCCCACCGACGCTCGTATGA
- a CDS encoding alpha/beta hydrolase, with protein sequence MSTPELDSDAAARVASFGDVAPMRRRGLAALRAAVESAPLPDDMPDMVDITETAIPGLTGSIAIRIYRPTNDPGQPVLVYFHGGGLVMGSNHSFEPLARMLAATSGATLVAVDYRLAPEYPPPAQFDDAFAATAWVSQNAGGLGLDAERLAVVGDSAGGALAAGVALAARDRGGPAICAQVLLYPGLDRDMTAPSITALADAPMLTRDDIEYLHEVADGDVGPTHHPYLVPADADDMSCLPTAIVVTAGCDPIRDWGERYATRLRDAGVQTTATRYPGMYHGFLMRSDATARGRLAVAEVGALLRAKFAHPLVSASRSPDIGQPRRGAAADNLTTAQSAEGGR encoded by the coding sequence ATGAGCACACCCGAGCTGGATTCGGACGCGGCCGCTCGGGTCGCCTCATTCGGTGATGTTGCCCCGATGCGCCGGCGTGGCCTAGCGGCGTTGCGCGCCGCGGTCGAATCCGCACCGCTACCCGACGACATGCCCGACATGGTTGACATCACTGAGACCGCGATCCCCGGCCTTACCGGCTCGATCGCGATCCGAATCTACCGCCCGACAAACGATCCCGGACAACCGGTGCTGGTGTACTTTCACGGCGGCGGACTCGTCATGGGTTCCAACCACTCGTTCGAGCCACTCGCCCGCATGCTGGCGGCGACATCGGGCGCCACCCTGGTGGCCGTCGACTATCGCTTGGCGCCTGAATATCCGCCGCCGGCACAGTTCGACGACGCCTTCGCCGCGACGGCGTGGGTGTCGCAGAACGCTGGCGGCCTCGGGCTCGACGCGGAGCGTCTCGCTGTCGTGGGTGACAGCGCAGGTGGTGCGCTGGCGGCCGGCGTCGCGTTGGCAGCGCGCGACCGCGGCGGCCCGGCGATCTGTGCACAGGTCCTGCTGTACCCGGGCCTGGATCGCGACATGACAGCGCCGTCGATCACCGCGCTGGCCGATGCACCGATGCTCACCCGCGATGACATCGAATACCTCCACGAGGTGGCCGACGGCGATGTCGGGCCGACTCATCACCCGTATCTGGTTCCGGCCGATGCCGACGACATGTCCTGTCTGCCAACCGCGATCGTCGTGACCGCAGGCTGCGACCCGATCCGGGACTGGGGTGAGCGGTACGCGACCCGGCTGCGCGATGCCGGTGTACAAACCACCGCCACCCGCTATCCGGGGATGTACCACGGCTTTCTGATGCGGTCCGACGCGACGGCCAGAGGTCGGCTGGCCGTCGCCGAGGTCGGGGCGTTGCTCCGGGCAAAGTTCGCTCACCCGCTGGTATCCGCGTCCCGGTCACCGGACATCGGGCAACCGCGCCGCGGCGCTGCCGCAGACAATCTGACGACCGCGCAATCAGCAGAAGGGGGCCGTTGA
- a CDS encoding ferredoxin: protein MPVPIDSRLSDCPMVTVSCRRCGGQMLARKSSWNQTSVQWNAEASAGCVERRHPAAQRQGVFMACSALAESIAGAVRDGNVPIVDESL from the coding sequence ATGCCGGTTCCGATTGACAGCCGGCTATCGGACTGTCCGATGGTGACAGTGTCCTGCCGACGTTGTGGCGGGCAGATGTTGGCGCGGAAGAGCAGCTGGAATCAGACCAGTGTGCAGTGGAATGCCGAGGCGTCGGCCGGCTGCGTCGAACGTCGACACCCCGCTGCTCAGCGACAGGGGGTCTTCATGGCTTGCTCCGCGCTGGCCGAGTCGATTGCCGGCGCGGTGCGCGACGGTAATGTGCCGATCGTGGATGAATCACTTTGA
- a CDS encoding Rieske 2Fe-2S domain-containing protein produces the protein MTLQANTDEVRRIEAEATPSRFARGWHCLGLVETFGDGKPHAVHAFGRKLVVFRSGDGNISVLDGYCRHMGGDLSQGEVKGNELACPFHDWRWGGDGRCKRVPYSKRVPKLARTATWITLEQDGMLFVWNDPEGNPPPAGVTIPRIAGALSDEWTDWHWYTTTVDTNCREIIDNVVDMAHFFYIHGSLPTHFKNIFEGHVATQYMDSAGRPDLGDTEGARILGTTSVASYYGPSFMIDELTYHYGDADHETVLINCHYPIDANSFVLQYGIIVKKSEVLSEELAMQTAVALGDFVKMGFEQDVAIWTNKARVDNPLLCEEDGPVYQLRRWYEQFYVDVADVTADMVDRFEHELDTTSPREEWMKVVEANLALSSPAGTG, from the coding sequence ATGACGTTGCAGGCGAACACCGACGAGGTCCGACGGATCGAGGCCGAGGCCACGCCATCCCGATTTGCTCGCGGCTGGCATTGCCTGGGGCTGGTCGAGACATTCGGCGACGGTAAGCCGCATGCCGTCCATGCATTCGGACGGAAGCTGGTGGTCTTCCGGAGCGGGGACGGGAACATCAGCGTTCTCGACGGCTACTGCCGCCACATGGGCGGCGACCTGTCCCAGGGCGAGGTGAAGGGCAACGAACTCGCCTGTCCGTTCCACGATTGGCGCTGGGGCGGTGACGGCCGCTGCAAGAGGGTGCCCTACAGCAAGCGGGTCCCGAAATTGGCTCGGACCGCGACGTGGATCACGTTGGAGCAGGACGGCATGTTGTTTGTGTGGAACGATCCCGAAGGCAACCCCCCGCCGGCCGGCGTGACGATCCCGCGGATCGCGGGTGCGCTCAGCGACGAGTGGACCGACTGGCATTGGTACACCACCACCGTCGACACCAACTGCCGCGAAATCATCGACAACGTGGTGGATATGGCGCACTTCTTCTACATCCACGGTTCGTTGCCGACACACTTCAAGAACATCTTCGAAGGGCATGTGGCGACCCAGTACATGGACAGCGCGGGCCGCCCCGACCTCGGTGACACCGAAGGCGCACGAATACTCGGCACGACATCGGTCGCGTCCTACTACGGCCCCTCGTTCATGATCGATGAGCTCACTTATCACTACGGGGATGCCGACCACGAAACCGTGCTGATCAACTGTCACTATCCAATTGACGCGAATTCCTTTGTCTTGCAATACGGCATCATCGTGAAGAAGTCCGAGGTGCTGTCCGAGGAGCTCGCAATGCAGACCGCCGTCGCTCTCGGCGACTTCGTCAAGATGGGATTCGAGCAGGACGTCGCGATCTGGACGAACAAGGCGCGTGTCGACAATCCGCTGCTATGCGAAGAGGACGGGCCCGTGTACCAGCTTCGACGTTGGTATGAGCAGTTCTATGTCGATGTCGCCGATGTGACAGCGGACATGGTCGATCGGTTCGAGCACGAGCTCGACACCACAAGTCCACGTGAGGAGTGGATGAAGGTAGTCGAGGCGAACCTGGCTTTGAGCTCTCCGGCGGGAACCGGCTGA